In Nicotiana tabacum cultivar K326 chromosome 19, ASM71507v2, whole genome shotgun sequence, one DNA window encodes the following:
- the LOC107762256 gene encoding uncharacterized protein LOC107762256 isoform X2 codes for MADEDLPPAIRLMSFVSEEQLEEAKKTRGARVEDGTAQRDRPLYEILKENKDKKDAEFNERFKHRPPKALDDDETEFLDKLEMSRRDYEKQVADEEAEQLRSFQVAVAAQSTIVQEIKEMPPVPKVQEPTLIRRKSRPPNPLGTIIKVKPQAKKAKMDPETSGESHRFVKGPIADDENREPVTIGGLVSYSDESDDD; via the exons ATGGCGGACGAAGATTTACCACCTGCTATAAGGTTGATGAGTTTTGTTTCCGAAGAACAG TTGGAAGAAGCCAAGAAAACTCGGGGTGCTCGGGTCGAGGACGGAACTGCTCAGAGAGATCGCCCACTTTATGAG attttgaaggaaaacaaGGACAAGAAAGATGCTGAATTTAATGAGCGATTTAAACACC GACCACCTAAAGCCTTGGATGATGACGAGACCGAGTTCCTTGATAAGCTTGAAATG TCAAGGAGAGATTATGAGAAGCAAGTGGCTGATGAAGAGGCTGAGCAGCTGCGAAGTTTTCAA GTTGCTGTTGCTGCACAGTCTACCATTGTACAGGAAATCAAGGAGATGCCTCCTGTTCCGAAAGTCCAG GAGCCGACATTAATTAGGAGGAAGAGTCGTCCACCTAATCCATTGGGAACGATTATCAAAGTCAAGCCACAAGCAAAGAAAGCAAAGATGGATCCAGAAACTTCAG GAGAATCCCACAGATTTGTGAAAGGACCTATTGCCGATGATGAAAACCGTGAACCAGTTACAATAGGTGGTTTGGTTTCCTATAGTGATGAAAGTGATGATGATTGA
- the LOC107762256 gene encoding uncharacterized protein LOC107762256 isoform X1: MADEDLPPAIRLMSFVSEEQLEEAKKTRGARVEDGTAQRDRPLYEILKENKDKKDAEFNERFKHRPPKALDDDETEFLDKLEMSRRDYEKQVADEEAEQLRSFQVAVAAQSTIVQEIKEMPPVPKVQEPTLIRRKSRPPNPLGTIIKVKPQAKKAKMDPETSGPSLTANKVSSDDKKQLSSDIHNVSKCDTGESHRFVKGPIADDENREPVTIGGLVSYSDESDDD, translated from the exons ATGGCGGACGAAGATTTACCACCTGCTATAAGGTTGATGAGTTTTGTTTCCGAAGAACAG TTGGAAGAAGCCAAGAAAACTCGGGGTGCTCGGGTCGAGGACGGAACTGCTCAGAGAGATCGCCCACTTTATGAG attttgaaggaaaacaaGGACAAGAAAGATGCTGAATTTAATGAGCGATTTAAACACC GACCACCTAAAGCCTTGGATGATGACGAGACCGAGTTCCTTGATAAGCTTGAAATG TCAAGGAGAGATTATGAGAAGCAAGTGGCTGATGAAGAGGCTGAGCAGCTGCGAAGTTTTCAA GTTGCTGTTGCTGCACAGTCTACCATTGTACAGGAAATCAAGGAGATGCCTCCTGTTCCGAAAGTCCAG GAGCCGACATTAATTAGGAGGAAGAGTCGTCCACCTAATCCATTGGGAACGATTATCAAAGTCAAGCCACAAGCAAAGAAAGCAAAGATGGATCCAGAAACTTCAGGTCCTTCTTTGACAGCTAACAAAGTGTCTAGTGATGATAAAAAGCAGCTTTCATCAGATATTCATAATGTATCCAAATGTGACACAGGAGAATCCCACAGATTTGTGAAAGGACCTATTGCCGATGATGAAAACCGTGAACCAGTTACAATAGGTGGTTTGGTTTCCTATAGTGATGAAAGTGATGATGATTGA
- the LOC107762255 gene encoding L-cysteine desulfhydrase: MEPTNDDDHRTNGSDHNHLAKRPKLSSSALITDSEIRAEFAHHQSGIARINNGSFGSCPSSIIAAQKRWQLRFLQQPDDFFFNHLQKRILHSRTIIKDLINAEHVDEVSLVDNATTAAAIVLQHVGWAFAEGRFQKGDAVVMLHCAFQAVKKSIEAYVTRAGGSVIVVHLPFPLRSEEEIVVEFRKALAKGKANGKKVRLAIIDHITSMPCVVVPVRDLVKICREEGVERVFVDAAHAIGNVHVDVEEIGADFYVSNLHKWFFCPPSVAFLYCRKSPVSPDLHHPVVSHEYGNGLAIESAWIGTRDYSSQLVIPEVLEFINRFEGGIEGIRMRNHNAVVEMGQMLATAWGTTLGCPPDMCPSMAMVGLPASLRILSDNDALNLRTRLRGHFGIEVPIHCEEIKDFQDGDARVTGYVRISHQVYNTVDDYLKLKDAILQLVRDGVTCKMLSPE; this comes from the coding sequence ATGGAACCGACTAACGACGATGACCACAGAACTAACGGCTCCGATCACAACCATTTAGCCAAGAGACCCAAGCTATCCAGCTCCGCTCTCATTACGGACTCCGAAATACGAGCAGAGTTCGCCCACCACCAATCGGGAATAGCCCGTATCAACAACGGCAGCTTCGGTAGCTGTCCGTCGTCCATCATCGCAGCTCAAAAGCGTTGGCAGCTCCGTTTCCTCCAACAACCCGACGACTTCTTCTTCAATCATTTGCAAAAGCGTATTCTTCACTCCCGGACGATTATCAAGGACCTTATTAATGCTGAACATGTGGATGAGGTGTCTCTTGTTGATAACGCTACCACTGCCGCCGCTATCGTCCTTCAACACGTCGGCTGGGCCTTCGCTGAAGGCCGTTTCCAGAAAGGAGACGCCGTCGTCATGCTTCATTGTGCTTTTCAGGCCGTTAAGAAATCAATTGAGGCTTACGTCACCCGTGCTGGTGGTTCTGTGATCGTTGTTCATTTGCCGTTTCCTCTTCGTTCGGAAGAAGAGATTGTTGTCGAGTTTCGAAAAGCATTGGCCAAGGGAAAAGCCAATGGGAAAAAGGTTCGATTGGCCATCATTGATCACATTACATCAATGCCGTGTGTTGTTGTTCCTGTGCGTGATTTGGTTAAGATTTGTAGGGAAGAAGGCGTAGAGCGGGTGTTTGTCGATGCTGCCCACGCCATTGGCAATGTTCACGTGGATGTTGAAGAAATTGGAGCTGATTTTTATGTAAGCAACTTGCACAAGTGGTTCTTTTGTCCTCCATCAGTTGCCTTTTTGTACTGTCGTAAATCGCCTGTATCCCCTGATCTACATCATCCTGTGGTGTCACATGAATATGGTAATGGACTAGCCATTGAAAGTGCATGGATCGGGACACGAGACTACAGCTCTCAGCTAGTTATACCTGAGGTGTTAGAATTTATAAATAGGTTTGAGGGTGGGATTGAGGGGATTAGGATGAGGAATCATAATGCTGTGGTTGAAATGGGGCAAATGTTGGCCACCGCTTGGGGAACAACACTTGGTTGCCCTCCTGACATGTGTCCAAGTATGGCAATGGTTGGTTTGCCTGCTAGCCTTAGGATTCTCAGTGATAATGATGCTTTAAATTTGAGAACTCGTCTGCGTGGCCATTTTGGGATAGAAGTCCCAATTCACTGCGAGGAAATAAAAGACTTCCAGGATGGTGATGCCCGTGTTACAGGATATGTACGGATTTCTCATCAGGTTTACAATACAGTTGATGACTATCTAAAGTTGAAGGATGCAATTCTTCAGCTGGTGCGCGATGGAGTTACTTGTAAGATGCTTAGCCCAGAATAA